The Nicotiana tabacum cultivar K326 chromosome 5, ASM71507v2, whole genome shotgun sequence sequence TTAGCTTGGCATGAGTTCCTTTGTGACTTTGGGATGTGCTGACAGTCAtagtctcatatttaagaaagaTGCTCGTTCCTTGTGTAATGTTTATACTTTTATTCATTATCtggcctgtaataattttgtaacaaATAATTGGGGTGCTAGTGAAATTGGGGAAAAGGGTATATTCTAATGTCTACATGAAAGGGTAGAGAACACGCCTATAGGATTTACATgacttacttgttattttattcAACCTGCCATATATGTTTTTTAGTTTCCATTGTACActagtagaaatcatgccattagggaAATCACACACTCATTCTCAACTTGTTTACTATCAAAGCATGAGCTTTAAGTATTTTATTTGTTATCCATCTCTACCACTCTGTGTTACTAGACAGCATACCTATAAGGAACAAATGCCAACAAATGTCCTTCAATTTGCATAACTGTagcatattcattagataccatgcctataggattgtatTAACTTATATTCTACTAAtcctcatctagatatcatgtccatagggCTTAATGGATTAATTATCTACTGTTATATCTATTGCTCGcctagaaaacatgcttatagggaCTAGGTGTTATAGAATTAGTTTCGATCGCCAACTCTTAGAAATTCTGCCAATAGAATATTGTTATTAGCCAGAAGTTGCTAAAATCAAACACGAGTAATTACATTACGCTTTTAAAAGGTTCTATTGCCTCATTTAGAGATTATGCCTATAAGATTTTTAATGCCTATAATCTGAGAACTCATTGTTCCAACATAATCAGCACTGCAGTGCACTTAAAATCAAAATcgtatagaaaccatgtctataggtcttGATAATTTATGATCTTTAATCTCAATGATCAGCATAGCAATACCAGTGTAGTTATTTAGAAACCATATCTATAGGTTTAAAGTGACGTCTGGAGTCGAAAACTGCCCATACATAATACAAAATCTGCTTGTGTGCATTTGTTGCCtatgtggaggctaacttgggccTTTAACTGCCTTTACGTGAAGTCCTACTTAttttgaatgtcgcctagttttatcattttgagaagcctaagtaaagtctagaaccatccaactagaggtccaatgcctcttagaccataggcatgggacgggtagtgcacgcatagggtacgacttagaattcaATTAGAGAGccttaggtaaacaactttaacatagtaatcaggTAGCATGAGTTGACATtctatgcccgctgaataatatgagtaattcCCTatcttaagggagttgcgaagtattatttatgctgtgcggggtgatcctttaggctaaaaaacttaggacccccctttctTTAATTACACTTAGTCATCTAGTATAGACCGTTATAGTTATATCTTTGTAATCTTTAAGATTTTATATCAATTGTCATTGTGTTATAATAAAACTATTTGACATTttattctctttgtttatttgatcatcttgcctaattataatccacatagtcttaaTTTTGGGAGGGACCTACAGTTGTAGACCTCGAatagtgcctaacaccttctatttgaagtaatttgagccctttcccgatctttggtggcattGACTAGTCAAAATAGACTTGTCTGTATAacaggtgccctaatgcaccttaaaactattaggtggtgactcttatTCTTTTAACACTCTATCTCCCACTCTCAAAAGAGTTGTCATAATGTTGAAACCCACTTTTGCGGAAAAAAAAGGGCACGACACCCGATCAGATAAAATTCTTGCTGGTGTTAACTTATtatctctaaatgggtggaagtaggCGCATACCCAAATTAGGGAAAAGAAGGTTGTAGATTTCACGTGAAGATACATCATCTATTTATTTGGAGCACCAAAAGAGATCGCGTGTAAAAAATGGCCCGCTATTTGTCAGAGCCAAAGTGACTAAATTCTTCTAAGAGTGGCATATTAAGATAATTACTTCTACCCTATATCATACGAAAGTAAATGGACAAGTTGATTCCTCTAATAAGATCATACTCAACAATTTAAAGAAGAGACATGAAGCCGCTAAGGAGAGGTGGACAGAAGAACTAGCCAGAGTTTTATAGGCCTAACAAATGATAGCAAAATCAAGCATGGGAGAGACCCTTTTCTCTTGGTGTACGGGTCAGAAGCAGTCATCTTATTGGAGATAGGAGAACCTAGATTAAGGTCCGTTCACTCTTCAATGGAGTCGAACAATGAAGCTTTAAACCTTGAGCTTAGTGGAAGGACATAGAGAGATGGCCTTGATACAAATGTTTATACAAAAAGCAAAGAATCGAGGAATATTATAAATAAAAGGAAAGCCTTCCGCATTTCAAAGCAAGCGGCTATGTGTTGTAAAGAGGGTATTTTCGGCATTCCAAGAACCGAATGTTGGAAACTCAGGCCTAATTGGGAAGGACCTTACCGGATCACTAAAATAACTAGGAAGGGTTCATACAAATGCAAGGAAATGGACGAGATGCCCGTGAAGGTAAAATTGGAATGTGTCACACCTCAAACGCCCATTAATGTCCCTCCTTGTATGTTTTTTATTACTCTTATTAGCACTAAAATTTTTATATGACATGAAATAAGCCATCCCGATTTGGATTATGAACAAAAAGTCCCTAGGCAAATATAAATGAACCGCCATAGTTCACAGCCAAGGCTGAAAATTCTAATTAGAAAAGGGTTCTGGCACCGTCCTCATCTAGAAAGCCTCCCCTCGtcccttttgttttctttgtaaAGTGTATGACCAACAGGAAGAGATATACTAGCCATGAACGCTGTTATACCATTGCTCGAGCCTTCATTTATCAATCTCGAACACTAGGGGTCTGACACCTCGTATCCATTTCAATGCGATCACTCAGGAAGAGGAAGCCAGAGTGAGAACATCACAAAAGATCAAAAACCTGCGGTCGAAAGATCTCAAGGACAAGAGAAAGATTCATTATAAGAAGCAATAGTTTAAAAGATCGAGGTGTCCCAAAGAAAACCTACAGAGGtctttataaaatacaaaatatttgCCTCAAAGAAAGGAACAAATATAAAGAGAACCAACATTGATATTTAGATAAAGATGCCCCAAAAAAGGGCATAAATATAAACTCTGTGTCATCTTGGCCATATGACTTCAATTAGAATTCTATATAACAAGTGTGTTCGGATTCAAGCAAAATAAAATTCTGTTTgtctttttatttgaaaataaacaCTTTTCAGCAATCAGCTTCGAAAATGATCCACTGTCAAATACGTGCCTAAATGTATGTGAGACTTCATCTCTGCTAGCACCAAACTAGCAAAGCAACATCTATTTCTTATAACTTAACATTGAGTTATGAAAGCACATAAACACATTCGAGCTACAAAAAATTTAAAGAAGATAGAAAGGGCACAACAAAATTCATGAATTTTCATTTACATACAAGAGAATGCCTAAGGAGAACTATAGGAACTTGGACTACAACCTTGGGCTTGGAAAGAGAAAGTAGAAGGGGCATTCGGGTCAGTGTTGGTTGCCATTGAATAGGCAGAGAAATCAGGGTCAACCTCTTCCCCTTTTTTGCCTTCATCATCGAGGCCCTCCTCATCTAAGTCTATACTTAGCCCCTACCTATCTGGAGAATAAAGGCCAAGTAATCCCTGAAGCTCCCTTGCCTCAGCCTCGAATTAAGATATCACAAGAACGATGTCTAGCTTGTCGATATGTGCCTCATGAAGGGCGATGAGACGAGTCTCCACAATTGCCAAGGCCTGGTCGAGAACATCCTCTTTGGTAAATCCACAAAGGCCTATTGAGTAGACTCCCAATATTATTTATTGGCAAAATCCCTCACTTCAGCAACCACCGATTCAGATCGTAGGCTCCGAATCTTGGACTCTAGAAGAGAGCAATCCTCCCTCAGTCATGCCTTTGTGCTCGTCTTTGAGGCCAACACCCCTTCAAGGTTTATAATTCTCTCTGAAGTTATGGTTCGCTAATTTCAAAGGATAGCCTTGTCGGGCCAGGAATTCTTGCATCTATTGATCGGCGCTTCTCTCTGCTACTTCTATTCCCACTCGGAGGGCCTCATTCTCAACTTTGAGCTCCTCAGTCTCTTTTTTGAGCttcttattttaaatttttagcaACTCATTTTATATCACCACCTCCTTGGTCATTGCTATATCGAACTGAACCTTTTTCAGGGCCCCAAGGATAAAGAAACGGATATTTCAAAACACAAAAAGTAACTAAGGTATCTCTGATAATACAAGTTCAAAATGAGAGTAGTTTAGCTAACCTTGGCAGTCTCATAAGATATTTGAGTCACCAGTGCCTCGACATTCGTAGACTCTATTTAAGCCTACTCTTTTTGGTTCACTAACTTTGGGAGTAGTGCGGCCATGCGCCTAGGGTTTGCAAAGGCATCCCTTACACTGGGTAATGCAAAATTGGTGAATCCCTGATTGTCAGTTTATGGGCAAATAGAGACCCCGGGTCCCGATTTCAGAACCATCCCTCGAAGGgaccctgtcacacctccttttttacacccgagagggatataagggagtttttccaattaaagtgacattattcgaaatggaattaatttatcagagttgccacttggaataatttatttggtgtttcaagtcaccagtttattttaaaatcccaaatcgaagaaaatcgactttatttaaaagtctgcgaaccaaaattctagataaggaattatgttaacccggaagaagatGTTGGGAATTCCagggttccatggttctagcacggtcgcttaaactattaaaattggcctattatacgatttattacatgttttaacctatggtgcaCTTTAGCTTAGAACtgcttttgattaatttaaaccaCTTCTAGGAAGAttcaatgttatttaaaatacgtcttaaaccacgctacatgaaatacacccgcggtttgcgacacattttatttaacattgtttgagaaaatggaaattgggtcacatgaaatgtacacccgaatttAGTTATTAATCGCATCACCTCACTCTACCCGTTGATCATATCTACCTCAGCTATTGCTTCCCCACCTTATAGCTCGAAATCAATTACTGGTCATTTTAGGTGAAATAATAGTTTTGGACACGTGTTTTCAGGCGAAGAAGAAGTGCGAGATAGAGAGAGGAGGTTGGTCTttgaaaagagaagaagagggagatttATGAATTCTTTGAGTGGGTCTGTGGTGACACTCGTAGATAACATTGATCCTTGAAATTATCGAGAAAGTACACAATTGTAGATTTTCTGGTGAAATTGGGAAAAGAGTCAAAGACCCAGTTCAGTTGTTAGCGTACAAATTATTTTAGTTGCGATGAGTTCAGGAAATGTGGGGCGGCTGCCATTGATGGATGTTGTTAAATTTAAGGGAGTGCCAATTCTGCAGCAATTGCATTTGGAGGAACGGTTGCTCAGGACTTCACCTCAAAACTGTTGCATTGTAAATGATGGAACCAATGAACCCACAATTGTCATGGGTATTTCAGGGTGAGCTATCAATTTTCACCCTTTTTTATGGTATGACTCTTTTTTTCCATAGTAGTACTTTTGCTAGAATTATTTCTTGATTGTTTTTATTGGCGGGTTCATTATACAACTTATTTTGACGATTGGATTTGTACTTTCCTTCTGCTTCACTAATTAATCTTTTACCATCTTTAAACTATATAGTGCTTGTGGGAAATGGTGGAGCCAGGAAGGGGATTCGAAAAATACGAACCTAAAGCAATTTAACATATGTGTGTCATAAAGACACTGATAATGAGGCCAGTTTTTCCACTTTCTGATATTGTTTAGGCTGTATATTCTTTGGAGCTAAGCTATCAGTATTAACTGCACTGCTGTTGTGCAAGTTCTGATCTATCAGCTTACAATTGATGCAAGAAGTTACGAGTACTTGATGTATGCCATGGCCGTAATGATAGGACATTTTTGTTGTATGTCTCTAATTGAGTTAATTGCATAACAACATTAACCATTGTCACAGAAAACCAGCTGAACTTCTTGAAATCGGTTCTGTTTTGCAAGACAAGATTCCAGTAGTAAAGAGGTTTACTGGAGGAGGCACTGTAATAGTCGATCACAGGACAGTTTTCATCTCCTTCATATGCAATAAGGATGCTGTCCCTACTGTACAACCATATCCTAGGCCCATCATGTCATGGAGCAGCCAACTCTATAGCAAGGTGTTTCAAGGAGTTGGGGATTTCTCTCTTCATGAAAATGGTACTTTTCTGCTCCAAGATTATTTTCATTGTTGACTGTCCAGCTTTTTGCAGGAAGAGCTGCAGGTTTTCTTCAAgaaccaacccccccccccccccccaaaaaaaaaaagtgtaaCCTTGCTTTTATGTCAAAAAAAGGGACTTGCTTTTAAACTTTGTTATGGAGGAAATACTTGCTTATACTTGTTGTATGGTATTTTTGCACTATATATTTCTCTATCTATATATTTGTGACACTGAGTTAGTTTGATATTGTtgaaatttatttgactaatcaaaaaacaaaaatagaagtTTCAATTGGCTGGTAATGTATTTATGCTAAAAACCAAGGTTGAGTGTCAGACTAACAATGATATTACGCTGCACTCATCAAGGGAGCTTCCTTTTATGtggatttaattatttgtggtagATAAGGTTCACACACTTTCTAACTAACTTCCTGACAAGAAAAGTGCCATTCATTGGATTGGATGCTTCCTTTTCtgttttcttatttcttcttgttagcaatattgtattctttcttctctgtgcAGTTGGTTCCCATTTCTATGTACATTGTGTTACTTGGCCTTAAAAGAATTGTGAATACTATCTCCCCCCATTCTCTTGCCCTGTCTTGATATCCGTCTGACTGCTTGTTTTGTcctttattttttgttctttctctttTGCTCACACGGAGATATGACTTGAGGAATCCTTGTTTTATGTCTTGCTCACCAGCTTTCTAAGACATCCGACTTCATATTGTTTTTTACATGATCACAGACTACGTTTTTGGCAACCGCAAGTTTGGGGGAAATGCTCAATCTATCATAAAAGGCCGTTGGATCCATCATACATCCTTTCTTTGGGATTATGAGATGATGAACATGGCTTATCTCAAACTTCCAAAACGAGCTCCTGACTATCGACAGGTTTGcaaaattttcaagttctttGTTCTGCTTGGTAAATAGTCTTGTGAGCCTTTTTTTATGAACTTGACGCAGCTGATTTTTGAACACTCTGTTTCTGGAAACACCGATTTAAGTTGTTGGCAGAATAAACTTAATCGTGTTCAAGATCGATGCAAAGTTTCATTCTCGTACACTGCAACATATGGAACAACTATGTAATTAATAGAATTACATTATTATTGAATAATTTCATAACCGTACATATTTTTCTCTTCCCTCTAATATATAGTACATTTAGGTACAGAGAATAGATAaagcattttcatatagaaaataGTCGTGGTGGTGCTTGCACTGCATGCATACTCTTCTAAGCTGATGGTGTGAAGACCTCTAAGTTGGTGCTGACATCATGGTGAAAAGATGAAGCATGGGTAGTCTTCTCTGTTTCACTGGGCTTGAGGAATGGGTACTGGGATTAATTACTTCGGAAAATCTGCAAAAATTGGCTCATGTCACTGTTAAGGGCTGTCCCAATGTGGTTATAAGATAAATTTACTGAAAGGCTCTTTCATGTGTTCTGAACAAATCATCCCTGAAACTATGGTTGTGGACTTGTGGCAGTGAGCCTAAGAAGTTGTTTACTATCAAGTATACTTGGTAGTTGGCTTGGCTGAAAAGGTAAAGCTAGTTAATCTCAGTTTGCAAGCAGCCACAATGTTGAAGTCTGTGGTACATGCATCGTCATTTACTCACATATGAAATTTCCAAGTTTGTCTTTTACGCCTTTGTAGTCTTCTAATTTCCTGCCTGCATATCACCTAATATATCATAATCTTGAGTGTAAAATACACTCGTGTCCTCTTAACTAACCTCTTGCTTAAGGTCCACATATGAAACTATCCTCTTTTCAAGTGCTCACGTGGGCAATCAAGAACCCAACTATTTCATTATTCTGAATTTTTGCCTGGAGTCATGTCCGTACCAGGAATCCAAGTTCCAATAACTGCATGCTGTTGTGATGAGCTGAACCCAGACCTCCCTCGCGATGAGCATGCGCCGCATGCTCTGTGTTTGGTACTGGAGGGGGAGCATGTGATGGACATGCTATGGGACCAAAACATTCTGTTCCAGGCTCCCTGCCTTGACTGCACTGTGCTCTCTTTTGTAGCGATAGTTCCTGGCAATATCACCTCTTTCGGGTCATTTTCCAACAGCCACTTTTTCAATAAATTCCAAGTGACCAAACTTTTTCTGACTATTTTCAGCAAGTTTTGTGATGCCTATTGAATCTTTTTATGTTTTTAACCATAAATAAACTCAAACTGGTTTTCAACCTTAGCGGGCATGTGAGAATGTTAAGTGCCAGTGTTAGAGTGTTAgaattacatttttgaaagaattaaGTTCTTTAGTTGGATATTCTCACACATTGACAAATCTTTATATATGTTGAGTCTGATACCTACAAATAGGGTTCTAGTATATATTGAATAAACAAGTTATCAAAGTATcccttcctttttcttatttttcacatTAGACTTTTCTCTTAGATGTAAATATCTTCCTCAGCTGCTACATCGTAGTACCATTATATCTTTTTTAGCAAACTAAACTAGTAAACTTATTTATTGACGTGTTATTCATAACTTATCAACTAGATGAGATCCACAGTAGTTGGGATCCATTTGTGCTTATCACTGATTCATTTACTCCCTCTTCTGGAGTGGTTGTCCTATTTTTCTTTCTGATATTCAAGTGATATAATCTTTGGCTAATAATTCTCACAATAATTTTCTTCAGTGTTAAGTTGGAAAACTTACATTTATCTGTATTCTTTTTCGTAAATTCTAAATGTCTGAATGTCATTTAAATAAGAATTTTTTATAAATCCACTTAACTCAATCTAAAGTATAATCATATAATTGTAACAAATATTATTAAGGGAAAACAGGAAGATAACTTCTACTTATTATATGAGATCCACTGGTGTCAGAGCCTACTTGTGCCTGTACCAAGGTCTCGATTGGGAAGTTGATGAGTTCCTTATGTGCAAGATAACTAAAGCTATTCATGATCTTATCTTATGGAATGCCGTGTCTAAACAATGCCTTTTGAGGTTCTAGTAGCTAAAGTAAATATGGAGGAGCTCTTGTTTGCCTGTTATGTTTGGAGCCTCCTGGTCATCTCTATGGTGCATTCACTCTAGGCTCTAACACTGTTAACTCACTAGGAGCCTGAGTATTCTGTGGCTTGAAGGTTTCTAGCCAGATTCGTCCCTGGAGGCCTTCTAAGCCACTGTCTCGACTTCTGGACGTAGAGAACATTTAGTCGAGTATCAGCAACTGGTGATAAAACCTATTCCCAGTTCGATCTTGATCAGTCATTTTTTCAGAAATGGTAGTCAACGCAATCTGATGTGTCTGAACATTCTCCAACATCCAGATCATGCTCTTGCTTTCACCTCTTCGAAAGGACGTAACATATTCCCAATCCTAGCGGCAGCCGGTGCTTTCTTTGGTAAAGTATTCCACAGAGTATCAAAGTAACAAAAAGTTGTTTCTTTCATGAGCTTCCTTACTGTACTCTAACTCTGTCATTTGATGTCTCTCAACCCTGCTCTCATTTCTGCTTATACTACTTTTCCAGCTTATTTCACTTTAATGCCTCCACATGCTTTTTAGATGGCTTTGCGAACTTGAACTTCTTAGTATTTACTAGTGTTTTTCAGTCGAATTATGCATGCCATGGAAGTCTTATAGCTGAGAGAGACTGCAACATGATAATTACACCTAAGTTCTTTGGCTTGAAGGGATCTTTTATGCTTGAACTTCAAGTTGAGTATAAAATATTCTCACGGTGAAGTCTTGCTATGGTTTCTCCATGGAattatgcatgtcatgaccaacTTATAGCTGAGCAAGACTGCAGCATGATAATTACACCTATGTTCTTTGGCTTGAAGGGTGTCTTTATGTGTGAACTTCTAGTGAGTTAAATATTCTCACGCTGAAGCCTTGTTCCTATTTTACTCTCATTTGTTACTTCATACTTGACAATATGCCATTTTGGCTCATGAGATACTTCACTACTTTTTTATTTGTACAAGTTACTTTTGCATTGAACATTAGTAATTTGCTTGCTTTAGTCTCTGATGGAGAGTTTGCCTACTGGTTATTCAGGCAAGAGACCATTCAGACTTTATCTGCCGCATGAAGGATTATATATCTCGGCAAGAATTCATAAATAGAACCATATCTGCACTTGACAGCCACTTTTCTGTGACTTCTCTGGAGCTTAAATCATATGACTGTCCTGATGACACGAAATGTATGCCCTCCTCTAGACTGCTGGGAAAACAAGAACTGGAGGAAAGTTTTGAGTCTGAATCTGGGAATGTCATACTTCAGTCACTGTAACTGCTACAAGATAAGAAGACCTTCGCTTGAGGTGCTACTGTATGTCAATGTACCTTAATTGGTTATTCGTCGAGGAATAATTTTCCCTTTTTCCATGAGAGTATTTTTGTTGGATTGGGCTCCTAATCTGGTTG is a genomic window containing:
- the LOC107824692 gene encoding uncharacterized protein LOC107824692 isoform X1, translating into MSSGNVGRLPLMDVVKFKGVPILQQLHLEERLLRTSPQNCCIVNDGTNEPTIVMGISGKPAELLEIGSVLQDKIPVVKRFTGGGTVIVDHRTVFISFICNKDAVPTVQPYPRPIMSWSSQLYSKVFQGVGDFSLHENDYVFGNRKFGGNAQSIIKGRWIHHTSFLWDYEMMNMAYLKLPKRAPDYRQARDHSDFICRMKDYISRQEFINRTISALDSHFSVTSLELKSYDCPDDTKCMPSSRLLGKQELEESFESESGNVILQSL
- the LOC107824692 gene encoding uncharacterized protein LOC107824692 isoform X2, yielding MMEPMNPQLSWVFQGELSIFTLFYDKIPVVKRFTGGGTVIVDHRTVFISFICNKDAVPTVQPYPRPIMSWSSQLYSKVFQGVGDFSLHENDYVFGNRKFGGNAQSIIKGRWIHHTSFLWDYEMMNMAYLKLPKRAPDYRQARDHSDFICRMKDYISRQEFINRTISALDSHFSVTSLELKSYDCPDDTKCMPSSRLLGKQELEESFESESGNVILQSL